One Streptomyces sp. NBC_01217 genomic region harbors:
- a CDS encoding ABC transporter ATP-binding protein, producing the protein MTSPHASTAPPAPPAGGADALRLRSVRRAYGEVTALGGIDLTVRPGTFTAVMGPSGSGKTTLLHCAAGLDRPTSGTVEVGGVELTGLSERRLTLLRRDRIGFVFQAFNLVPSLTAAQNVALPLRLAGRRPSRTEVRESLARVGLADRAGHRPAELSGGQQQRVALARALITRPAVLFGDEPTGALDTATSREVMVMLRELVDREGQTIVMVTHDPVAAAHADRVVFLVDGRVADDLTGPSAERIAAWTAAGVARAADGAGSAGAAEVASC; encoded by the coding sequence ATGACTTCCCCGCACGCATCCACCGCGCCCCCTGCGCCGCCCGCGGGCGGCGCCGATGCCCTGCGCCTGCGCTCCGTACGCCGTGCCTATGGAGAGGTGACCGCCCTCGGCGGCATCGACCTCACCGTCCGCCCCGGCACCTTCACCGCCGTCATGGGCCCGTCCGGCTCCGGCAAGACCACGCTGCTGCACTGCGCGGCCGGGCTGGACCGGCCGACGTCCGGCACCGTCGAGGTGGGCGGGGTGGAGCTGACCGGGCTGAGCGAGCGCCGGCTGACGCTGCTGCGCCGGGACCGGATCGGCTTCGTCTTCCAGGCGTTCAACCTGGTGCCTTCGCTGACCGCCGCGCAAAACGTCGCGCTGCCGCTGCGGCTCGCCGGCCGCCGCCCGTCCCGTACCGAGGTACGGGAGTCCCTGGCCCGGGTCGGTCTCGCCGACCGGGCGGGGCACCGGCCCGCCGAACTGTCCGGCGGGCAGCAGCAGCGGGTGGCCCTGGCCCGGGCCCTGATCACCCGGCCCGCGGTGCTCTTCGGCGACGAACCGACCGGTGCGCTGGACACCGCCACGAGCCGGGAGGTGATGGTGATGCTCCGGGAACTGGTGGACCGGGAGGGGCAGACGATCGTGATGGTCACCCATGACCCGGTGGCCGCGGCGCATGCGGACCGGGTGGTCTTCCTGGTCGACGGGCGGGTGGCGGACGACCTGACCGGCCCGTCGGCCGAACGGATCGCGGCCTGGACGGCGGCAGGTGTGGCACGCGCTGCGGACGGCGCGGGCAGCGCAGGCGCCGCGGAGGTGGCGTCGTGCTGA
- a CDS encoding ABC transporter permease has translation MLTIALAGLRTRWTTLIGTFVALALGVGLVAAMGLGLASTLDAPDRAPQRFAGSPVVVMGDDTLTVRVRRGPSTAEVSRTLAHPHPVDIELLRDLRTLGPVARDDEGRARGGPDAVGVDAPVAEVRRVVGDRALVLTGDDRRRADPATERDAEGLMTVNALLGTAGGITAFVSVFVVASTFAFAVALRRREFGLLRTAGATPGQLRRLLLAEAAVVGTLASAAGCALGRRAAPLLAGLLVDEGMAPSWFTVRQAAWPLHAAFWTGLAVAFAGVWAASRRAGRIGPAEALREADIDTDVLVPVRRLLGFALLAGAAFLMAKSLVTDPSALLKRKTYTTQPMVLITAAALLAPLLVRPLARLVRLPGATGMLVRANTAASLRRTAAVAAPVLITVALAGSVTGSAMTVTAAKAAEAREHTRADLVVTGEELKVRPVHGATLSASASTALYVREEGTALITSRARAVDDAKALAEVERLPVVAGDIRDLDDRSIVVNEEWEQHTVGSTVRVWLGDGRPAALRIAAVLALGTGNNGAYVTRANAPAAPVDRIGVRLSPGANRAAVAARLRDTGGTVRTTGQWLATTHPRTSAQTRLGLAVILGIALVYTALALANTMLMAGSVRSSELNALRLAGATRPRVLAVVAGETLCAVGLGALLGLAVTAVNLAGLGAALASLSAPVAVSVPWQLIGGAAGVCAAVAVGAALLPRAVRRRSAMGP, from the coding sequence GTGCTGACCATTGCCCTCGCCGGTCTCCGTACCCGCTGGACCACACTCATCGGCACCTTCGTCGCGCTCGCGCTGGGCGTGGGGCTGGTCGCGGCCATGGGACTCGGCCTCGCCTCGACCCTCGACGCCCCGGACCGGGCACCGCAGCGGTTCGCCGGGTCGCCGGTGGTGGTGATGGGCGACGACACCCTGACCGTGCGGGTGCGGCGCGGGCCGTCCACAGCGGAGGTCAGCCGCACGCTCGCTCATCCACACCCTGTGGATATCGAACTCCTGCGCGACCTGCGGACGCTCGGCCCGGTGGCGCGGGACGACGAAGGCCGGGCGCGGGGCGGCCCCGACGCCGTGGGTGTGGACGCGCCCGTCGCCGAGGTGCGCCGCGTAGTCGGTGACCGCGCCCTGGTCCTCACCGGGGACGACCGCCGCCGCGCCGACCCGGCCACGGAGCGGGACGCGGAGGGGCTGATGACCGTGAACGCCCTGCTCGGCACGGCGGGCGGCATCACCGCCTTCGTCTCGGTCTTCGTCGTCGCGTCGACGTTCGCCTTCGCGGTCGCGCTGCGCCGGCGCGAATTCGGGCTGCTGCGCACGGCGGGCGCCACGCCGGGCCAGCTGCGCCGGCTGCTGCTGGCGGAGGCCGCCGTGGTCGGCACCCTCGCCTCGGCCGCCGGGTGCGCTCTGGGCCGCCGGGCGGCGCCCCTGCTGGCCGGGCTGCTGGTCGACGAGGGGATGGCACCGTCCTGGTTCACCGTCCGCCAGGCCGCCTGGCCGCTGCATGCCGCCTTCTGGACCGGTCTGGCCGTGGCGTTCGCGGGGGTCTGGGCGGCCTCGCGCCGGGCGGGCAGGATCGGCCCGGCCGAGGCGCTGCGCGAAGCCGACATCGATACGGACGTACTGGTGCCGGTCCGCCGTCTGCTGGGCTTCGCGCTGCTCGCGGGAGCCGCGTTCCTGATGGCGAAGTCCCTCGTCACGGACCCGTCCGCGCTGCTGAAGCGGAAGACGTACACCACGCAGCCGATGGTCCTGATCACGGCCGCCGCCCTGCTCGCGCCGCTGCTGGTAAGGCCGTTGGCCCGGCTGGTCCGGCTGCCGGGTGCGACCGGAATGCTCGTACGGGCGAACACCGCGGCATCGCTGCGGCGTACGGCCGCGGTGGCCGCTCCGGTGCTGATCACCGTGGCACTGGCGGGTTCGGTGACCGGCTCCGCGATGACGGTGACGGCGGCGAAGGCGGCCGAGGCACGCGAGCACACCCGGGCCGATCTGGTCGTGACCGGCGAGGAGTTGAAGGTACGGCCGGTGCATGGCGCGACGCTCTCCGCGTCCGCCTCGACGGCTCTCTACGTACGCGAGGAAGGCACCGCCCTCATCACCTCCCGTGCCCGTGCGGTGGACGACGCGAAAGCGCTGGCGGAGGTGGAGCGGCTGCCGGTGGTGGCGGGCGACATCCGCGATCTGGACGACCGCTCGATCGTCGTGAACGAGGAGTGGGAGCAGCACACGGTGGGGTCGACGGTACGGGTGTGGCTCGGCGACGGGCGGCCGGCCGCGCTGCGGATCGCGGCGGTGCTGGCGCTCGGAACGGGGAACAACGGGGCCTATGTCACACGGGCGAACGCGCCGGCGGCTCCGGTGGACCGCATCGGCGTACGCCTCTCACCGGGCGCGAACCGGGCCGCTGTCGCGGCGCGCTTGCGGGACACCGGCGGCACGGTGCGGACGACGGGACAGTGGCTGGCCACGACGCATCCCCGTACGAGTGCGCAGACCCGGCTCGGCCTGGCCGTGATCCTGGGGATCGCGCTGGTGTACACGGCACTCGCCCTCGCCAACACGATGCTGATGGCGGGGTCCGTACGGTCCTCGGAGCTGAACGCGCTCCGGCTGGCCGGGGCCACCCGGCCGCGGGTCCTCGCCGTGGTGGCCGGGGAGACCCTGTGCGCGGTGGGGCTGGGGGCGCTGCTCGGACTGGCCGTGACCGCGGTGAACCTGGCGGGCCTCGGCGCCGCGCTGGCCTCGCTGTCCGCACCGGTGGCGGTGTCGGTGCCGTGGCAGCTGATCGGGGGTGCGGCCGGGGTGTGCGCGGCGGTCGCGGTGGGGGCGGCGCTGCTGCCAAGGGCGGTGCGGCGCCGCTCGGCCATGGGCCCGTGA